From the genome of Clavelina lepadiformis chromosome 2, kaClaLepa1.1, whole genome shotgun sequence:
GTCAAgtgaaaaaataatgtttctGACACTTGCTACACGAGTATGAAACCATTGAACTCATTTGTTTTAAGGCAACGCTATATTAAAGTAGGCTAAATACTGATTGGTGTCTTCCCCTAAAACCTGGAGGCTTAAATATAGCTAGTAAGCATTTCTTAGCATGTTAAGGTTGTATAagcaaattaatatttttctgGGTATTCTCTACTAGTTTTCTAATCGTGAATAGCACTAACTTTTACGTCATGTAATCGTTTACTTTACGGTATAATAAATAGTTTTAAGCAATGAATGTCAAAAATATATCAGGCTACGAAAGAACGTAATCTCCACTCATTGCCAGACGCCTTTATAGCATCCGGAGCAATCGCCGTTACTCACGCACTGTCATCTTTTTTGTCAAGCAACGTGAGTTATGTACAACTGTATATGTTTATTGTAATTCTAATGTGTTTAAtaactattttttaaattttggaaCGAGCCTGAAACAATTACTGTAAACATGTAGGCTACTATGCCTAAATCGATAAATTCCTATAAAtgataaagtaaaaataatgaaaattacaTTTAATGTATAGGCCTACCCATTATTTTATAACACCTAACAGACTATACGCTGAAGGAAATAATGAATATTTGCATGTAGGACTATACCAATCGCCTATTGACGTGTTTAACTTGTCATTTGTTAGACATACTTGGGACAATTCCCGGAGCGTCTTTTCAATGATGAGACAATTTTGAAGTTTCAGGAAGAATTTAGAAAGAAACTAGAAGCGGAGAccgcaaaaataaaaagaagaaATGCAAATCTCAAGCACCCATACACATGGTTGTTGCCTAACCAGTTGCCTATATAAACATTTATCATTATTCAACAAATATTATTACGAGATCTTAATTTACGGAGTTTTTACATATTACCCTTGAAGTGCaacaaataattattaatactAAAAAATGAAAGCGATACTTTCAAGCATACGGAGCACTTTTCGGGTAAAGTTAATGAATTATCgtaaattttaattcaatGAGGACATAGATATACGTAGGCTATAGCCTAAAAGCTATATACATCGACAAAAAAtatagaaagaaaaaaaaatatctCTTAACACATTTAATTATCGCACATCAGAGAAAATATATACTGAAACAACGCACCGGAATCAAcgcaagttttacttttgaaagttttcaattaATATGTAAACAAAATTCACAACCTCACTAACAGCAAGCAGTGAAGCGTTCAGTAGAATATTTTGATCAAAATGACTCCGCAACTCACAACGATTTTAATTGTTCGCTGCAGGATTGACGATTATTGTACGTAGCGAAGTGGTAAAAGACACAGTGCACCATTTAAACGATTACGATTACAATAAAACAGTAAATTAAATCAGAATCAAAATCAGGATTAAAGTTATTTCTTGCGTTACAGAATCATTTGGTACAATTATACATCGTTGATTTCACCTATCCTATTTTTATCTCCGTGACCACAGATAACACATGACATATACATGTATATGGAGAATCTATGCTATGATAACCGAACAGGCAGGCAGGACGAAAGACCGAAAATAGTTTAGGAAGCATCTAAACTGCTGTCCCATGATCTAAAAGGGTACAGACAAACGGTAGGTTCtgaagagagagagagaaagtTTTCTACAAGTGTGGTGGGCTTTATATTGTTTCTGCCACTCAATTTATGTCACCCGTATCCGCCGTATCGGACATTTCCTACTGTATTGTGGGTGCGGAAACGTCCCAATAGAAGTGGCATCTAATGTGCCAAGTTAGCCTACACGGCcgtaactgttatattttacatttgtCACCGACCCCATGAGCGATCCCCTTAACCTTCCCCTTAACATTTATTCTCGGCTCGGTAGCCAAATGGTTCGAACGCTGGTTCCGCAATAAACGCGGCTCTTGTTTCGTTTTCGACACCCAGTGGCACCATACTGTTATAATacccttgggcaaggcattaacgacaaTTAtccctgttcagtggacctggtggacagCTCTAAATTCGGGGaatactatataaaaaaacgaaaaaaaagcaataaaatatgtGTGGCATTTCGAAAGGCAAGCTCAGTTACCGGGGATCGAGctatgaggaatcatcgccagTGTAGCGCCAAATTTGTTCCGGGCATTGTGATGTAGTGGTTTGGCATGACTCAGCGTAGTTTTTCCACTCAAAAACCTCAGAAATTACCTTCGGGTTTAGGGAAAACTTGTGATACCATATTATCATACAATACCATTCTTCCTTTTACTAGCTAATAACAACAGCATGCTACAGGGGAATTCCCTTCTATAAAAAGCTTTTCTGCGACCCATTCCTGTGAACTCGATTCGTTGGTTTGAGGTTGCAGGGGTATTTGAAATCGTCAGTGGTTTTTTCTAGCTTGCGCATGTTTTAATAACGGAATTTTGTATTGAAGTGGTTATCATGTATTGTATTTACCGATGTTTGGGTTGGTCCGGAACCGCAATTGGTGACAATGAAAATTCCCTGCTTGATCAACCCAAAGTCGTTCTGGATACATCAAGAATGGGTGAGTAAAATATTCAAAGAATAAGTTAAGCTGTTTTTAGTGCAGTTATTATAACTAGGCCTGTTCCTTCAGTTATTGTAACCGGCATGGAAATTCCAAGATCCAAAAGCCCCGATTCATTGCCGGTTTTAGGCCGATTACAcggattttttttaaattgggCCCCACGCCAACAACAAATGGCCCCGTTCATTCACTCAAACATAAAATGAAACGATCCTAAATTACCCTTTGATTGACTGATTCAAAACTTAATTGATCCCTGAAAATCCAATAATAATGATAAGTGAGTAATACACTGTTACAAAGTCGTTGTATACAGCGTTTCAAGATTGCATTCCACAAATTGGGAGCTTTATCGCCAGCAAGTTTTCCTTTGGATTTCCTTCTTGAAGCGAGCAGGTTTTGGTTTGACTACATTAATCCAATTGTTCAAAACATGTTAAAGTAGGATCAGGATGTTTCACTTGGTTTATTATGTCACTTTAAGAAACACTGGATTAAATCATCTTTTGACAAAAACGGTTCATGGCGTAATAACCATGATGCCATTTTTTGGCCAGCTACATTGTGTTACAATTcagaaaaataaactgatgTATAACGCAAAAATATTCATGAAATTTAACCTTTCATTTTTCCAATATTTAAATTGAATTGCGTGTTTAAGTACAATGCTATAACGTGAAAGCTTCAGACAGCATTGTTGTAAAACAATGACCAAAGTGGCGAAGTCAAGAGCATGATTGGCTGATGGTAAAACACGTCAGATTTTTTGTCGTTCTGGTTATCAAGCATCAAGAGAAAGTTTCTAAAGAGCCTACTtccaacaatgcaaattgagCATTGCAGTTGCATGCTGATTCAGAGTTGTTTGCTGTTCGagttgtaaaagcaaaatatggTTATCCACGTTGTCCAAGGTTGATGTTGAAAGGATATGACATTACAAAACTCACTGTGAAGTGAGTCCCTACTTAAGACAAGCTTCACAAAGAGCTATGcccagtttttttttgttaaaatataagtGGTCAAGAAACATTCAAATTTCATTAATGTCACTAATCGTGGTGTAGGCTGCTATTCAATTGCATTGgtttttttctaaatatttttaggaCAAATCTATTTCAGCAAATTGGCGTAAAAATCCTGCTCAGAAAACAtcaaaatcttaaaacatGTTCAGAGAATCTATAATTTACCCTCTTAAATACTATTTTATGCTATCACTACCATCTTTAGGGAAGGTGTATTGGGCCATACCCTCATGAACCTAACATTATAGGCCGTTTTACATCTTCACTCTTTTACATTCATTGTATTTCCTTTTTTGCGGCTACTTATCAGTTGCAACCTACACAGGAAAACGTATAAGATTAATAGGTAAGTTTTCgacattttaaaatcaatgtATACGACTCTATAAGTTGTACACGGCGTCtcaaaagtgaaaattataatttggcTGTTGTATTGTCCACATATAgatatgaaaatacattttacatttacaaaatgcattttaaagtGGTGTTTTGAGGTGCAAAAACGCAACATTTTTGTGCTTCATGCATTTTGGGTGGGTAGACaagaacagaaaaaaaaacttgaatacTTGATGTGTTTGAATAGCAACCAGTAACTACgtcgttaaaatttttttgcctgATCAACAATTTTCTATGATGAGATCATTGTGCATATTTTAATCTCTTGTAAATCACCTTTACAGAATTTTAATTCTATTCGGGCTACTATTATTTCTTTGTGCAAGGCATTAATTATCTGGTGTTAActatcatttttgttttcttaaactgaaagcatatttttttgatatgtttAGGCTCTGAtgctgttattgttaaaaatggtTTAAGGATTTGTGGTACTGGAGCTGCACTAGCCAATACTGCCATTGTTCAAGACAAGGTATTTCACTTGACTGTCCTTGTATCAAATTTAGTTTTCATCAGCCTCTACATTGTAGTGTAATGTTGTAGAGTCTACAACAACATTATTATGATTTGCATTTCAGCTTTAACAGAGCAGTGTTATTTGATTTCCAGGCATATTTTGAAGTAAAGCTACAGAGCACAGGAATTTGGGGCATTGGTCTTGCTGTGGGTAACATTGATGTCAATAAGGTTCCCCTTGGAGAAGATGTATATTCTTGGGTATTGCGACATGATGGACATCTGTGCcacaacaaaattacaatacaTGATACCAAATACAAACCTGCAGAAGGAGATGTAGTTGTAAGTGCAATGCTAGTTATTGTATTACAGTGgacataaaataaaagttaaaggGGCTGATTAAACTACTAAGTACTACTACTTAAGTTAGTAAAGTGGCGGCAAGTAAACATTAAAATCTGACTGGTGTTCATTGAATGCATTTTTAGCAATCATTTAACGAGCATTTTTTATGCAACTTTATAGATAATAGGAAATACTTTAAGTTTAACAACAGTGCTATGGAGAGTGATAATGGCTTTAAATGCAGCATCAAGTCGTGACAACTGTAACTTGGGTTCTTAAATGTTATCACTAGCATCCTTGGGAAAGTTTTAAGATGAACTCAAGCTTAATGAAAACGTAACACAGGATTCAAATTTTAGCCTCATGACATGTACAAAACTTGAGGGAACATTGCTTAGGACCACAAAAAGATTTTGCTATAATTGAAAGTTTTAGTTGAAGGTCTTTTGGTTATCATTAGTTGTTTGCATGTATTTTTATAGGCAATTTGCAAAGAATTGGTTTCAAATTAtctaaaattttgaactaatGAAGTTTTACTGTGTGTCATGTAGTGGGCCTATGTGAATTTAGTAAATTGCCTTTTAGGTTGTTATATGTTTTGAGgtgcaaaacttttaaaattttctaaacatGGTTTTGGTGCAAAGCCTTGCTAATTTTGTGCATGgcttttctgttattttgtgtttgtttataCAGGGTGTATCATATGATCATGTCGAAATGAACTGCTATGTAAATGGAAAATCATTGAACTTTCCCATCCCTGGAATAAGAGGCACAGTTTTTCCTGTCTTGTATGGTAGGATGATGTAAAGTGTATGTTACCGAATACCTTAAATAATAGTTGTCATTGAAATAACTGTCGCCTTAAAAATCACTAAAAGGCCTTATGTGATTAAAGTAGATATTGTAATGCCCACTGTATATCTACAGCTTTTTaccttttaaaatatattttgcagttgatgaaaGTGCTATACTTGATGTACAGTTCACTGATTTGTCACACCAGCCAAGCGGTTACAGTCAAATTATGGTAGACAGGCAAATATTTTAGCAGTATTCTAGAATTATGTTTGCATATCATGCTGAGGGCAAGTATTAAGATACAAGTACAAGTGTTGCGAGATGAAGTCTGTTGCACTGCGTTTATAGCATTGCTTTCACCATCACCATTGGATGTACTTTTACATTGATTTATGTGAAAGGAGCACTTGAAAGCTTGCC
Proteins encoded in this window:
- the LOC143446997 gene encoding SPRY domain-containing protein 7-like isoform X2, translating into MYCIYRCLGWSGTAIGDNENSLLDQPKVVLDTSRMGSDAVIVKNGLRICGTGAALANTAIVQDKAYFEVKLQSTGIWGIGLAVGNIDVNKVPLGEDVYSWVLRHDGHLCHNKITIHDTKYKPAEGDVVGVSYDHVEMNCYVNGKSLNFPIPGIRGTVFPVLYGRMM
- the LOC143446997 gene encoding SPRY domain-containing protein 7-like isoform X1, whose translation is MYCIYRCLGWSGTAIGDNENSLLDQPKVVLDTSRMGSDAVIVKNGLRICGTGAALANTAIVQDKAYFEVKLQSTGIWGIGLAVGNIDVNKVPLGEDVYSWVLRHDGHLCHNKITIHDTKYKPAEGDVVGVSYDHVEMNCYVNGKSLNFPIPGIRGTVFPVLYVDESAILDVQFTDLSHQPSGYSQIMVDRQIF